The proteins below come from a single Tissierella sp. MB52-C2 genomic window:
- a CDS encoding 4-hydroxybutyrate dehydrogenase: protein MRQLVVKPEIYKFNNCAEFVGDFPITEKDLVLTNEYIYQPYFGDFKLPCHVVYQEKYGVGEPSDEMIDKIFADIKDIGFNRVIAIGGGSVIDIAKLFVIKNASNTLELFEKSIPMIKDKELIIIPTTCGTGSEATNISIAELKSKGTKMGLAIDELYADYAIIIPEMLKTLPYKFFVTSSIDALIHAIESLVSPKSNCYTELFSIKAIEIILKGYLDIIEKGEDYRIEIIEDFLIASNYAGIAFANTGVGAVHALSYPVGGTYHVPHGEVNYQFFVEVFRTYNRLNPDGRIKDVNKMLADIIGTTVENVYDELEKILNNLLPKKSLREYGMKEEEIEEFTISVLEKQQRLLANNYTELSRDEIKGVFARLF from the coding sequence ATGAGACAATTAGTTGTAAAACCTGAAATATATAAATTTAATAATTGTGCTGAATTTGTAGGGGATTTTCCAATAACCGAAAAAGATTTGGTACTTACAAATGAATATATTTATCAGCCTTATTTTGGAGACTTTAAATTACCATGCCATGTTGTGTATCAAGAAAAATATGGAGTTGGGGAACCTTCAGATGAGATGATAGACAAAATATTTGCTGACATCAAGGATATAGGGTTTAATAGGGTAATTGCAATAGGCGGAGGCTCTGTAATAGATATTGCAAAATTATTTGTAATTAAAAATGCTTCAAATACATTGGAGCTATTTGAAAAATCTATTCCAATGATAAAAGATAAAGAGTTAATAATCATACCTACTACTTGTGGTACTGGTAGTGAAGCTACTAATATTTCCATAGCCGAATTAAAATCTAAAGGAACAAAGATGGGATTGGCAATAGATGAATTATATGCAGACTATGCAATAATCATACCTGAGATGTTAAAAACATTACCATATAAATTTTTTGTGACTAGTTCCATAGACGCTTTAATCCATGCAATAGAATCTTTAGTTTCACCAAAATCCAATTGCTATACTGAATTATTTAGTATAAAAGCTATTGAAATTATCTTAAAAGGATACTTAGATATTATTGAAAAGGGTGAAGACTATAGAATTGAAATAATAGAGGATTTCTTAATTGCAAGTAATTATGCTGGAATAGCTTTTGCCAATACAGGTGTAGGAGCAGTTCATGCTTTATCTTATCCAGTAGGAGGTACTTATCATGTGCCACATGGAGAGGTAAACTACCAATTCTTCGTGGAAGTATTTAGGACATATAATAGATTGAATCCAGATGGAAGGATTAAAGATGTAAATAAGATGTTAGCAGATATAATCGGAACTACAGTTGAAAATGTATATGATGAACTTGAGAAGATATTAAATAATTTACTTCCTAAAAAATCACTTAGAGAATATGGCATGAAGGAAGAAGAAATAGAAGAATTTACAATATCTGTACTTGAAAAACAACAAAGGTTATTGGCAAATAATTATACAGAATTATCAAGAGATGAAATAAAAGGTGTTTTTGCTAGATTGTTTTAG
- a CDS encoding acetyl-CoA hydrolase/transferase C-terminal domain-containing protein: protein MNWKLEYNNRLVSKEEAVKHIESGDRVVIGHAVGEPTLIIEAMVANKSQYENVEIVHMVPMGKGEYLEEGMEKHFRHNAIFVGGSTRDAVNSGRADYTPCFFSEVPRLFRDSSLPVDVALISVSKPDENGYCSLGTSVDYTKEAAKSAKITIAQINEEMPRTMGDSNIHVSELDYIVEGNMPIPVLNPPKISEVERAIGEHCASLIEDGSTLQLGIGAIPDAVLLFLKDKKDLGIHSEMISDGVVELYEAGVITNKMKTLHPGKMVVTFLMGTKRLYDFVNNNPELEMYPVDYVNDPCVIMQNYKMVSINSCIQVDLMGQVVSDTVGKKQFSGVGGQVDFVRGASMGKDGKSIIAMPSTAAKGKISRIVPIIDEGAAVTTSRNDVHYIVTEYGVANLKGKTLKERGRALINIAHLDFRDELIKEWEIRFADKF, encoded by the coding sequence ATGAACTGGAAATTAGAATATAATAATAGATTAGTATCTAAAGAAGAAGCGGTAAAACATATAGAGTCTGGTGATAGAGTAGTAATAGGTCATGCTGTAGGTGAACCAACTTTAATAATAGAAGCCATGGTGGCAAATAAATCTCAATATGAAAATGTAGAAATAGTTCATATGGTTCCAATGGGAAAAGGTGAATATTTGGAAGAAGGTATGGAAAAACATTTTCGCCATAATGCCATATTTGTAGGTGGTTCTACTAGGGACGCAGTAAACTCAGGCAGAGCAGACTATACACCATGTTTTTTCTCAGAAGTTCCAAGGCTTTTTAGAGATAGCAGTCTTCCAGTAGATGTTGCACTTATAAGTGTTAGTAAACCAGATGAAAATGGATATTGTAGCTTAGGTACATCTGTAGACTATACAAAAGAAGCTGCTAAATCTGCAAAAATAACCATAGCTCAAATAAATGAAGAAATGCCAAGGACCATGGGAGATTCTAATATTCATGTGTCAGAATTAGATTATATAGTGGAAGGTAATATGCCTATTCCAGTTTTAAACCCTCCTAAGATTTCTGAGGTAGAAAGAGCCATAGGAGAACATTGTGCTTCACTAATTGAAGATGGCTCTACACTTCAATTAGGTATAGGGGCAATACCAGATGCAGTGTTATTATTCTTAAAGGATAAAAAGGATTTAGGTATCCATTCTGAAATGATTTCTGATGGTGTTGTAGAACTATACGAAGCAGGAGTAATTACAAATAAAATGAAAACTTTACATCCAGGTAAAATGGTAGTTACATTTTTAATGGGAACAAAGAGATTATATGATTTTGTAAACAATAATCCAGAATTAGAAATGTATCCAGTGGACTATGTAAATGACCCATGTGTTATAATGCAAAATTATAAAATGGTATCTATTAATTCTTGCATTCAAGTAGATTTAATGGGACAAGTGGTTTCAGACACAGTAGGTAAAAAGCAATTCAGTGGAGTAGGAGGACAAGTGGACTTTGTTCGTGGTGCTTCCATGGGAAAAGATGGAAAGTCAATTATAGCAATGCCTTCTACAGCAGCAAAAGGAAAGATTTCAAGAATAGTACCTATAATAGATGAAGGTGCAGCAGTTACTACTTCAAGAAATGATGTCCATTATATAGTTACTGAATACGGGGTAGCAAATCTTAAAGGAAAAACCTTAAAAGAGAGAGGGAGAGCATTAATAAATATAGCTCATCTAGATTTCAGAGACGAGTTAATTAAAGAATGGGAAATTAGATTTGCTGATAAGTTTTAA
- a CDS encoding 4-hydroxyphenylacetate 3-hydroxylase family protein: protein MALMTREEYIESLRKMNLKVYLFGKLVEKPVDHPVIRPSMNSVAMTYELAQQEEYKDLMTTKSHLTGEVINRFCHIHQSTEDLIKKIKMQRLLGQKTASCFQRCVGMDAFNAIYSTTFEMDEEYGTNYHERFVNYLKFIQENDYTVDGAMTDPKGDRGLSPSQQEDPDLYLRITEVREGGIVVRGAKAHQTGAVNSHEHLIMPTIALKEEDKDYAVSFAVPSDAEGVIMIYGRQSCDTRKLEEGADIDLGNAQFGGHEALVIFNDVFVPNERVFMCKEAKYAGMLVERFAGYHRQSYACKTGVGDVLIGAAALAADYNGANKASHIKDKLIEMTHLNETLWACAVACSAEGSKTASGNYLIDLLLANVCKQNVTRFPYEISRLAEDIAGGLMVTMPSEKDFKDPEIGKYVEKYLVGKTGTSTENRMRVLRLIENITLGTAAVGYRTESMHGAGSPQAQRIMIARQGNLESKKEMARKIAQLDISKDK, encoded by the coding sequence ATGGCATTAATGACTAGGGAGGAATATATAGAAAGTCTAAGAAAAATGAATCTAAAGGTATATTTATTTGGTAAACTTGTTGAAAAACCTGTAGACCACCCAGTAATTAGACCTTCCATGAATTCGGTGGCAATGACTTATGAATTGGCACAGCAAGAAGAATATAAGGATTTAATGACTACAAAATCTCATTTAACTGGTGAAGTAATCAATAGATTCTGCCATATTCATCAAAGCACTGAGGATTTAATTAAAAAAATAAAAATGCAAAGACTACTAGGTCAAAAAACTGCATCTTGTTTCCAAAGATGTGTAGGAATGGATGCTTTCAATGCCATATATTCCACTACATTTGAAATGGATGAAGAATATGGTACAAACTATCATGAGAGATTTGTAAATTACCTAAAATTTATTCAAGAAAATGATTATACAGTAGATGGAGCAATGACAGATCCTAAAGGGGATAGAGGACTTTCACCATCTCAACAGGAAGATCCTGACTTATATCTTCGTATCACAGAAGTAAGAGAAGGGGGAATCGTAGTAAGAGGGGCAAAGGCTCATCAAACAGGAGCTGTAAACTCTCATGAACATTTAATCATGCCTACCATTGCATTAAAAGAAGAAGATAAGGACTATGCAGTATCTTTTGCAGTACCATCAGATGCTGAAGGAGTAATTATGATTTATGGCCGCCAATCCTGTGATACAAGAAAATTAGAAGAAGGAGCAGATATTGACCTTGGAAATGCTCAATTTGGTGGACATGAAGCATTGGTAATATTCAATGATGTATTTGTTCCAAATGAAAGAGTATTTATGTGTAAAGAAGCCAAATATGCTGGTATGTTAGTAGAGAGATTTGCTGGATACCATAGGCAGTCTTATGCTTGTAAAACAGGTGTAGGCGATGTGTTAATAGGTGCAGCAGCTTTAGCAGCAGACTATAATGGTGCAAATAAGGCTAGTCATATAAAGGATAAATTAATCGAAATGACACATTTAAATGAAACTCTATGGGCGTGTGCTGTTGCCTGTTCAGCAGAGGGAAGTAAAACAGCTTCAGGAAACTATTTAATAGATTTACTATTAGCCAATGTATGTAAACAAAATGTGACTCGTTTTCCATATGAAATATCAAGATTAGCGGAAGATATAGCTGGAGGATTGATGGTTACAATGCCTTCAGAAAAGGATTTTAAAGACCCAGAAATAGGAAAATATGTTGAAAAGTATCTAGTTGGAAAAACTGGAACTTCAACAGAAAACCGTATGAGAGTATTGAGATTAATCGAAAACATTACATTAGGTACTGCAGCAGTTGGATATAGAACTGAATCAATGCACGGTGCTGGTTCTCCACAGGCTCAAAGAATAATGATTGCTCGTCAAGGAAACCTTGAATCTAAGAAAGAGATGGCAAGAAAAATTGCACAATTAGATATAAGTAAGGATAAATAA
- a CDS encoding NifU family protein yields MLLKEIEDVVENFIRPQLKLHGGDIRVNSVIGKTVRITLTGNCHGCPSAQITTEEIVESILKEKLGDSIDKVILVNQVDDELLAFAKKLLNGGE; encoded by the coding sequence ATGTTGTTAAAGGAGATAGAAGATGTGGTGGAAAATTTTATCAGACCACAGCTTAAACTACATGGGGGAGATATAAGGGTTAATTCTGTTATTGGAAAAACAGTAAGAATAACATTGACTGGTAATTGCCACGGCTGTCCCTCTGCTCAGATTACTACTGAAGAGATTGTAGAAAGTATATTGAAGGAGAAACTGGGGGATTCAATAGATAAAGTTATTTTGGTGAATCAAGTTGATGATGAATTATTAGCCTTTGCTAAAAAACTTTTAAATGGTGGTGAATAG
- the abc-f gene encoding ribosomal protection-like ABC-F family protein — protein sequence MYESILVKNIDLEYNGKNILDITELTIFEGERIGLIGKNGSGKTSLLRILAGDLRPAGCEIIHNGNVVIIPQIPSEQSQEVSKSDYWTSLWQINAKNTTVMSGGEETRYRISKAFSEQAVCILADEPTSQLDQEGVQLLIQQLNYYTGALVVVSHDRYFLDSIVHKIWEIKDNGVLEYYGNYSDYLNQIEFERKQQEKQYNIYVNESERLRHSIETIENKASKLQTKQVGKPIKNNTQQDSRISGQRPIGSKEKSMNRIAKSIKKRLETLEEVNAPSVQSKIFFKQSESVKLYNDFPIMGGDICKSLGSTHLFDEASFIIPLGKKIAITGDNGAGKTTLLKMILSNDEGLTISKKAKIGYFKQQSYKSTSNESLLQFLSKDSDYKSHELIAMLVQIGFEVQDIRKSLNQLSGGELTKVMLVKLLSGQYNILLMDEPSTFLDTQSVEALETMMIAYQGTILFVSHDIRLIDNVADTIYEIRDKKLNKIKG from the coding sequence ATGTACGAATCAATTCTTGTTAAAAATATTGACCTTGAATATAATGGTAAAAACATTCTTGATATTACCGAGCTGACTATTTTTGAAGGAGAAAGAATTGGACTTATTGGAAAAAATGGTTCAGGAAAGACATCTCTTCTTAGAATCCTTGCAGGTGATTTAAGACCAGCTGGCTGTGAAATTATTCATAATGGAAATGTTGTAATAATTCCTCAAATCCCCTCAGAACAAAGTCAAGAGGTTAGTAAGTCTGATTATTGGACTTCTTTGTGGCAAATCAACGCCAAAAATACAACTGTTATGAGTGGCGGAGAAGAAACACGCTATAGAATTTCAAAAGCTTTTTCAGAGCAGGCAGTGTGTATCTTGGCAGATGAACCTACTTCCCAATTAGATCAAGAAGGGGTCCAACTTTTGATTCAACAGCTTAATTACTATACAGGTGCACTTGTTGTTGTAAGTCATGATCGTTACTTCTTAGATTCCATTGTCCATAAGATTTGGGAAATTAAAGATAATGGTGTCTTAGAATATTATGGTAACTATTCTGATTATTTGAATCAGATTGAGTTTGAACGTAAGCAACAAGAAAAACAATATAATATATATGTAAATGAAAGTGAAAGGTTAAGACACTCTATAGAAACTATAGAGAATAAAGCAAGCAAGCTGCAAACTAAACAAGTTGGAAAGCCAATAAAAAACAATACTCAACAAGACAGTAGAATAAGCGGCCAGAGACCTATTGGAAGTAAAGAAAAAAGTATGAATAGGATAGCAAAAAGTATAAAAAAAAGGCTAGAAACCCTGGAAGAAGTAAATGCTCCGTCAGTACAAAGTAAAATATTCTTCAAACAAAGTGAATCCGTTAAATTATATAATGACTTTCCAATTATGGGCGGAGATATTTGTAAAAGCCTTGGAAGTACACATCTATTTGATGAAGCATCATTTATCATTCCCTTAGGAAAAAAGATAGCTATTACTGGTGATAATGGTGCAGGTAAAACAACTCTTCTTAAAATGATTTTATCTAATGATGAAGGTTTAACAATTTCTAAAAAGGCCAAAATCGGATATTTTAAACAACAAAGTTATAAGTCAACTAGCAATGAATCTTTACTCCAATTTTTATCTAAGGACTCCGATTATAAGTCCCATGAGTTAATTGCGATGTTAGTACAAATTGGATTTGAAGTTCAGGATATCAGAAAATCATTAAATCAACTTAGTGGTGGTGAGCTTACTAAGGTAATGCTTGTTAAGTTGTTATCTGGACAATACAATATACTTTTAATGGATGAGCCTTCCACATTTCTTGATACACAGAGTGTTGAAGCATTGGAAACCATGATGATAGCATATCAAGGGACTATTCTATTTGTCTCTCATGATATAAGATTAATAGATAATGTAGCAGATACTATTTATGAAATAAGAGATAAAAAGCTGAATAAAATAAAAGGTTAA
- a CDS encoding transposase, which translates to MSKRSKYTKEEKYTILKEIESSEISIEDTCRKFKISYNTYDNWKFTYEKYGIQALEESKTWKRYSKELKEMAVLEYLNGEDTQLNICRKYEISSRSVLMKWVKRYNSHNELNTTKGRNGAVMTKGRKDQFRRKNRNC; encoded by the coding sequence ATGTCTAAAAGATCAAAATATACTAAAGAAGAAAAGTATACTATTTTAAAGGAAATTGAATCATCTGAAATATCTATAGAAGATACATGTAGAAAATTTAAGATTAGTTATAATACTTATGATAACTGGAAGTTTACATATGAAAAATATGGAATACAAGCATTAGAAGAAAGTAAAACATGGAAAAGATATTCTAAAGAATTAAAAGAAATGGCAGTTTTAGAATATTTAAATGGAGAAGATACACAATTAAATATTTGTAGAAAATATGAAATATCTTCTCGATCTGTTTTAATGAAATGGGTTAAAAGGTATAATAGTCATAACGAATTAAACACTACGAAAGGTAGGAATGGTGCTGTTATGACAAAAGGTAGAAAAGACCAATTTAGAAGAAAGAATAGAAATTGTTAA
- a CDS encoding helix-turn-helix domain-containing protein, translating to MEQNKDYNNASEIYEVSYQQVYQWVKKYEESGENGLVDRRGKIELTSKDKDQIEMRKLKKDNERLRMENDFLKKLQELERGGF from the coding sequence ATAGAACAAAATAAAGACTATAATAATGCTTCTGAAATTTATGAGGTTTCATATCAACAAGTCTATCAATGGGTTAAAAAATATGAAGAATCCGGTGAAAATGGACTTGTAGATCGTAGAGGAAAAATAGAACTTACATCAAAAGATAAAGATCAAATTGAGATGAGAAAACTTAAAAAAGATAACGAAAGATTAAGAATGGAAAATGATTTTTTAAAAAAGCTACAGGAGCTGGAAAGGGGAGGATTTTAA
- a CDS encoding cyclase family protein, with amino-acid sequence MTLKLIDLSQEIYQGMDVFPMHQQTFIMTNMTHKENMQKTGSKKLGFSARNLLISEHGGTHSDGVWEYNPNGPTIDKMPLEYFWGSAICIDLSHIRYPNYFEPRDLEEALNRSGQEIRQGDIVLLHTGHHDRAFGTDLFQKEYAGLSYEGAKWLAEKGVVNIGVDAPAIDQTPDDIDFSAHLICGEYNITNTENLCNLDKLINKRFLYIGLPLKIRDGTGSPIRAVALLEE; translated from the coding sequence GTGACGTTGAAATTAATTGACCTATCTCAAGAAATTTATCAAGGCATGGACGTTTTTCCAATGCATCAACAAACTTTCATAATGACCAATATGACCCATAAGGAAAATATGCAAAAAACAGGAAGTAAGAAATTAGGATTTTCTGCTAGAAATTTACTTATTAGTGAACATGGTGGAACTCACAGTGATGGAGTATGGGAGTACAACCCAAATGGCCCTACTATTGATAAAATGCCTTTAGAATACTTCTGGGGCTCAGCCATATGTATAGACCTATCTCATATAAGATATCCTAATTATTTTGAACCAAGGGATTTAGAAGAAGCATTAAATCGGTCTGGTCAAGAAATAAGGCAAGGTGATATTGTCCTACTTCATACCGGCCACCATGATAGAGCATTTGGGACAGATTTGTTTCAAAAAGAATATGCAGGTCTTAGCTATGAAGGGGCTAAGTGGTTGGCTGAAAAAGGAGTAGTAAATATTGGAGTAGATGCTCCAGCCATAGACCAAACTCCAGATGATATTGACTTTTCGGCTCATCTAATTTGTGGAGAATATAATATAACTAATACAGAGAATTTGTGTAATTTAGACAAATTGATAAATAAAAGATTTTTATATATTGGATTGCCGCTAAAGATAAGAGATGGTACAGGTTCACCAATTAGAGCAGTTGCTTTATTAGAAGAATAA
- a CDS encoding dihydroorotase, which yields MYDVVIKNARIPQHDDTVLTNILVKDEKIAGFLDNIDGIDAKEIIDAEGNLTLPGCIDSHTHFMYQGFPHRENFLTGTAAAARGGVTTVIDMPCCSVPSARSVEQLELKLDLVRPQALVDFAMWGGVTGEDVREGWLDHVQEQADYGVVAFKAYMTPSVPTFPRVTDPEMYEAFKAVAKTGLPIGIHAENYSMCDYYVNKFREEGRMDGPAWAEARMELAEKVAIELGISFAEDAGARLHIVHMSTGIGAKLVGEAKKRGLNVTSESCPHYLTLNYQEAMTKHGACAKIAPPLRTKRDNEEQWEGINNGSIDFIATDHAPYEIESEKAKEGMNIWTAFPGIPGVETMVPIIVSEGYNKGRISLSKLVDILSKNAAIHYGLYPKKGAMHIGSDADFTIIDLEKKWTIDPKTEASMCGYTPLEGMELTGKVAQTIVRGHLVFKDVEESTLRDLTDDELQEIVHNYPKGIEERYNKIFENYPHAHSAEYEKSYRKEHPEVIDKHIRAIDGIMIKPGFGQFIKRQSIQILPRQITF from the coding sequence ATGTATGATGTAGTAATAAAAAATGCAAGAATTCCTCAGCATGATGATACTGTACTTACTAATATCCTAGTAAAGGATGAAAAGATAGCGGGATTTCTAGACAATATTGATGGAATAGATGCAAAGGAAATAATAGATGCAGAAGGCAATCTAACTCTACCTGGATGTATAGATTCCCACACTCATTTTATGTATCAAGGATTTCCTCACAGAGAAAACTTCCTAACAGGTACAGCTGCTGCTGCACGTGGTGGAGTAACTACAGTTATTGATATGCCTTGTTGTTCTGTACCATCTGCAAGAAGTGTAGAACAACTAGAATTAAAATTAGATTTAGTAAGACCTCAAGCCTTAGTAGATTTTGCTATGTGGGGTGGTGTAACAGGAGAAGATGTAAGAGAAGGCTGGTTAGACCATGTACAAGAGCAGGCAGACTACGGAGTAGTTGCATTTAAAGCTTATATGACACCTTCAGTACCAACTTTTCCTAGAGTTACAGATCCAGAGATGTATGAAGCTTTTAAAGCTGTGGCAAAAACAGGACTTCCAATAGGAATTCATGCTGAAAACTATTCTATGTGTGATTACTATGTAAATAAATTCCGTGAAGAAGGAAGAATGGATGGGCCGGCTTGGGCAGAGGCAAGAATGGAATTAGCAGAGAAGGTTGCCATAGAATTGGGCATAAGCTTTGCCGAAGATGCGGGAGCAAGACTTCATATAGTCCATATGAGTACAGGAATAGGCGCTAAATTAGTAGGAGAAGCAAAGAAAAGAGGATTAAATGTAACATCAGAATCTTGCCCTCACTATTTAACTCTAAACTATCAAGAAGCTATGACAAAACACGGTGCTTGTGCAAAGATAGCCCCTCCTCTTAGAACTAAAAGAGATAATGAAGAACAATGGGAAGGAATAAATAATGGAAGTATCGACTTTATTGCAACAGACCATGCTCCTTATGAAATAGAGAGTGAAAAGGCGAAGGAAGGAATGAATATTTGGACAGCATTCCCAGGAATACCTGGAGTAGAAACTATGGTTCCTATTATTGTAAGCGAAGGCTACAATAAAGGAAGAATATCTTTAAGCAAACTAGTTGATATATTAAGTAAGAATGCTGCAATCCACTATGGATTATATCCAAAGAAAGGTGCAATGCATATAGGCTCAGATGCTGACTTTACTATAATAGATTTAGAAAAGAAATGGACTATAGATCCTAAGACTGAAGCTTCAATGTGTGGATATACTCCGCTGGAAGGAATGGAGCTAACAGGAAAGGTAGCTCAAACCATAGTTCGTGGACATTTAGTATTTAAAGATGTAGAAGAAAGTACATTAAGAGATTTAACAGATGATGAACTTCAAGAAATAGTTCATAATTATCCAAAGGGAATAGAGGAAAGATATAATAAAATATTTGAAAACTATCCTCATGCCCATAGTGCAGAGTATGAAAAGAGTTATAGAAAAGAACATCCTGAAGTAATAGATAAACATATAAGAGCTATTGATGGAATCATGATTAAACCAGGATTTGGACAGTTCATAAAGAGACAGAGTATACAGATATTACCAAGACAAATAACATTTTAA
- a CDS encoding isochorismatase family cysteine hydrolase codes for MARHAILVIDMLNDFIHDDGALLCKGGQTIIPDLQRLFKWVRGRKNDDIHIVHIQEAHRKNDADFRVRPVHSVAGTWGSQIIDELAPEGDEYVVPKRRHSGFAHTDLDLYLREENIDTVVVTGVWTNVCVRSTATDALARAYKVITLSDGCASKTEEMHEYGLNDLSIFTKVMTIDEYVDDWEKGIDAWAGGGDRENKVE; via the coding sequence ATGGCTAGACATGCAATTTTAGTGATAGATATGTTAAATGATTTTATACATGATGATGGTGCTCTATTATGTAAAGGTGGGCAAACAATAATTCCAGATTTACAGAGATTGTTCAAATGGGTTAGAGGAAGAAAGAATGATGATATTCATATAGTTCATATTCAAGAAGCTCATAGAAAAAATGATGCTGACTTCAGAGTGAGACCAGTACATTCTGTAGCAGGAACATGGGGTTCCCAAATAATAGATGAGCTTGCACCAGAAGGAGATGAATATGTAGTACCAAAGAGAAGACATAGTGGGTTTGCTCATACGGATTTAGATTTATATCTAAGAGAAGAAAATATAGATACAGTAGTAGTTACAGGGGTTTGGACTAATGTTTGTGTAAGAAGTACAGCAACTGATGCTCTAGCTCGTGCATATAAGGTAATTACCCTAAGCGATGGATGTGCATCTAAGACAGAAGAAATGCATGAATATGGATTAAATGATTTAAGTATATTTACAAAGGTAATGACTATTGACGAATATGTGGATGACTGGGAAAAAGGCATAGATGCATGGGCAGGCGGTGGAGACAGAGAAAACAAAGTGGAATAA
- a CDS encoding UbiX family flavin prenyltransferase — protein MKIVVGVSGGSGSIYAISLLKALKELNIETHLVVSTMGEYVTEHECGVSLEELKSLATYYHDNKNFAAPIASGSFKVDKMIVLPCSMKTLSSVAYGFSDSLIARACDVTIKEGRKLILVPRETPLSSIHLENMLKLSKMNVTIFPLSPGFYNHPETIEDIVFNMTGRILDALEIDNNLVNRWTGQ, from the coding sequence ATGAAAATAGTAGTTGGAGTATCTGGCGGTAGTGGATCCATTTATGCTATTTCTCTTCTAAAGGCATTAAAAGAACTAAATATAGAGACTCACCTTGTGGTTTCCACCATGGGAGAATATGTAACAGAGCATGAATGTGGTGTGAGTTTAGAAGAATTAAAATCCTTAGCCACATATTACCATGACAACAAAAACTTTGCAGCTCCCATAGCCAGTGGATCTTTTAAGGTAGATAAAATGATAGTATTACCTTGTTCCATGAAGACTTTATCATCTGTTGCCTATGGTTTTTCTGATTCATTAATAGCTCGTGCTTGTGATGTTACCATCAAGGAAGGAAGAAAATTAATCTTAGTACCTAGGGAAACTCCATTAAGTTCAATTCACCTAGAGAATATGCTAAAACTCTCAAAGATGAATGTAACTATATTTCCACTGAGTCCAGGATTTTATAACCATCCAGAAACCATAGAAGATATTGTATTTAATATGACAGGAAGAATATTAGATGCATTAGAAATAGACAATAATTTAGTCAATAGATGGACAGGACAATAA